A section of the Mycteria americana isolate JAX WOST 10 ecotype Jacksonville Zoo and Gardens chromosome 19, USCA_MyAme_1.0, whole genome shotgun sequence genome encodes:
- the HSPB2 gene encoding heat shock protein beta-2 — MAARTVPHAYPMSSEYEFANPSKIYDQNFGEGVSPCEILAPALYHGYYIRPRINKQLDRGTSEISLNEHKFQVFLDVCHFLPDELTVRTVDNLLEVMGQHPQKVDRHGFISREFTRTYILPLDVDPLLVRATLSHDGILSIVAPRTGKEVKARVNEVKITQQEQPVGKEERSEEGKGKEES, encoded by the exons ATGGCTGCACGGACTGTCCCCCATGCCTACCCCATGAGTTCGGAGTATGAGTTTGCCAACCCTAGCAAGATCTACGACCAGAACTTTGGAGAAG GTGTGTCCCCATGTGAGATTTTAGCCCCTGCCCTGTACCATGGCTACTACATCAGGCCTCGGATCAATAAGCAGCTGGATCGAGGCACCTCTGAGATCAGCCTCAATGAGCACAAATTCCAGGTGTTCCTGGATGTCTGTCACTTCCTGCCGGATGAGCTCACCGTCCGCACCGTAGACAACCTGCTGGAGGTGATGGGGCAGCACCCACAGAAGGTTGACCGCCATGGCTTCATCTCCCGAGAGTTCACCAGGACCTACATCCTCCCTTTGGATGTCGACCCCTTGCTGGTGAGAGCCACGTTGTCGCACGATGGCATCTTAAGCATTGTGGCTCCCCGGACGGGGAAGGAGGTGAAGGCCAGAGTCAACGAGGTGAAGATAACACAACAGGAGCAGCCAGTGGGGAAAGAAGAACGgtctgaggaaggaaaagggaaggaagagtcCTAA